The window TCGTAGTAATAGCGGGAGGCTATCTCGTTTTCAAGCACCTGTTTTATCTCGTCCTTATGAAGTTGCAGGTCGTTCTTTTTGGTAGTCATTAACTTGGCCTTCAATACATCGTATTCGGCCTGTATATCTGTAAACTGTTTTTCTTTGGTGGCTTCGGTTTTCAAGCTGTTCAGCACCTTTTCCGATGAAGTGGTGTAGTTATAGTTTTTATCGGCCAGGTATTTTACAAAATCACTGTAGTCGCCATCAGATAAAACGAACGATTTGGTATCGGCTATTTTAGGGTGTTTATCGCGGTAAACGGTGGCATAATCAAATATCAGCAGTTTGCCTACCAGCGCCTGGGTTATGTTGGCAAACTTTTCCTGTTTAATAAAAATATCGGGGTAAATAGCGCTGCCGTCATAAACCGAGCGGCCATTTTTAGTTTTAAACTCGTGTATTAATGAATCGGCCACTTTAACTACGCTGCCATCGTCTTTACGGTGCGTATAATCCAGCTCCTGGATGCAGCGGCCCGATGGGATGTAGTATTTGGCAATGGTAATTTTAACCAGGCTGTTATAAGGCAGGTTAAAGGTTTGCTGTACCAGGCCTTTGCCATAGCTGCGCTGGCCAATAATAATGGCACGGTCAAGATCCTGTAACGAGCCGGCAACAATTTCTGACGCAGATGCCGAGTGGCTGTTAACCAATACCACTAATGGCAGGCTTGGTTCAAGCGGCGTGCTTACGGTGCTATAAGTAAAATTCTTTTCTTTTATTTTGCCTTTTTGCGATACAACCTCTACATCCTTCTGCACAAAAAGATTAACGATTTTTACAGCCTCCTGCAAAATACCGCCGCCGTTTGAACGCAGATCAAGGATGATGCCGTTGGGGTTGTTCTTTTTTAGGGATACCAGGGCGTTGGTTACTTCGGCGGCCGAGTTTTCTAAAAACTTATCCAGTTTAATATAGCCCATATTGCCCTGCACCATACCGGCGTATGAAACATTTGGTTGTTTAATTTCATCGCGCACCAGGTTTTTTTCAAAGGGCTGGGCCACGTTATCGCGCTTAATGAATAGCTTAATGGCTGCTCCTTTTGATCCTTTGAGTAAAAGGCTTACCTGGTCGTTATTTTTTCCGTTAAGGTCAATTTCGTTTATTTTAAGCACCTGGTCGCCGGGGTGTACATCACCTTTTTGGGCCGGGAAGCCCTCAAATACATCAGATACGTATACTTTGCCGTTGCGGGTAAAAATGCTTGCGCCAATACCACCGTACTGGGTGCTTACATAGTGCAACTTATAATCCTCAATTTCCGATTCGGGTACAAATTCGGTATAAGGATCCAGTCCATCCAGCATAGCATCCACCCCAGTTTTTACCAGCTTGGCCGAGTTAACATTATCAACATAGTTAATGTTTACCTCTTTATAAACAGATGCAAAAACATCCAGGTTTTTTGATATCTGGAACAGGTCATCGTCGAAAGCCGCAACACCAACAGCCAGCGTTACGATGCCGGCAAACAAACCTATCTTTCTGTATTTTTTTGAGATCACCATACCCGGTACAACTTTAAAGCATATAAAAATACGAAAAGCTATCGATTTTTTACAACTAAACGCTTATTTACAGCCTGTTATTGTCAATATTCACCAAAGCTTTTTTAAGGGTGAATACCACATATTCCCTGTTACGGTTTACAAGCTCCATAAGTTTGGTTATCAGTGCCTCTTCCTGTCCTTCGGTATATTTTAGCTGCTCGTCGCTAAGGTTGTTATATTTACGTTGAACTTTAATTTTTACACGTTCCCAATCTTTATTGGAGATACTGATTTCGGCCATTGTTAAATTATTTTAAGCAAAAATATAAAAAATACACGTTGGCTGAATTAAAAATGAGGCTATACACCCTTTTTAGCACTAAATAGCGGCAAGATGAGTCGGCAATGGCAATCCTTCGCTTAGTTTATCGGGTATGGGTGTCAGCCGTTTGGTTTGCAGGGGAATAAGGCCCGACCAAATGGGCAGTTCCAGGTCATTGTCATCATCAACCGGCATGCCGGTGCGTAACTTGGCCGATGCCTCATCAATTTTAAACGCAAGCGCTGTGGTTTTAAGTACCTCCCTGTCGGTTATCGGGCGTAGGTAATCCCAGCTGCCGGGCACAATTTTTTCGGTAAGCCATTTAAAAGCTTCTGTTTTATCGGCCACACTTTCAATTTTTTCTGCCTGCGCAAATATCACTACCGACCGGTAATTTACAGAGTGGTGAAATGCAGATTTGGCTACCACCAGTTCGTCCATCAGGGCAACGGTGATGCAAACCGGGATGCCTTTTTCCAGTTCGCGCATCAAATGGCTGCCTACCGAGCCATGCACATAAATGCGGTTGCCATACCTCACAAACGCGGTAGGGATGGCGTATGGCTTGTTATCTGCCGAGTAGCTGATGGTGCAATATAATGCTTCATCCAGGATACTGTTGATGGTTTCGGGCTCGTAATTTGCCCTTTTTGCTGCCCTGCTGGGGATAAGATGTGCTGGTGGATTTGCCATGATTTTGTTTTTTGGTAAAATTATGCGTTTATTGGATGGTGATAATGCTCCAGATAACACAAAATAAGTAGTCCAATTTAATGCAGGTATATTCATCAAGCTTAATAATTGATAAACAGGCGCAGCTGCCAGTTTACATTCAGCTGGCCAATCAGCTTATGGCTATGGTAAAGGCGGGCACGTTACAGCCCGGGCACCGGCTACCCAGCACCCGGCAACTGGCCACTTGGCTAAGCCTGCACCGTAAAACAGTGATAAGGGCGTATGACGAGTTGCTTGCCCAGGGATGGCTGCAAAGCCATACCGGCAGCGGAACTTTTGTGGCCGGCCATTTACCGGTTACAAAGCCCCGGCCATTAATACATAACAGCCCAGATGTAGCTAAGATAGCCGGCTTTAGTATAAAGGAGGCGCCGCACCTGCAACGCAAGATCGTCGATTTAAACATTGATCTGCATCTTGACGATGGTTTCCCCGACACCCGCCTGGCACCAGTGACCGAACTTTCGAGGGCTTACCGCACACAGCTTTTAACAGGCAACCCCTACACGCGTTTGGGTTACGCCGACCCAAAAGGATCGGAATGGTTGCGTACGGAGTTGGCCACTTATTTAAATATCACCCGAGGCCTGCGGGTTACGCCGGCCAATATCCTAATAGTGCGGGGTACAGTTATGGGTCTTTATTTAACTTGCACCGGCCTGCTGCAACATGGCGACACGGTAGTTACCGCCGAACCGGGCTGGGCGGGTGCCGAAGCCAATTTTTTACAGGCCGGCGCAAACCTGTTAAAAGTGCCTGTAGACGAATACGGATTGGACGTGGATAGGCTTGATGAACTTTGCAGCAGGCAAACCGTGCGCATGGTGTACGTGACATCGCACCATCATTACCCCACAACGGTAGCTTTGCGGCCCGATAGAAGGGTGCGCCTGCTTGAGCTGGCCCAAAAACATGGCTTCATTGTTTTTGAGGACGACTATGATTATGATTTTCATTACCAAAATAAGCCGCTGATGCCATTGGCGAGCGCCGACGATGCGGGGATGGTGCTGTATTGCGGTGCTTTTTCAAAAAGTATTTCGCCTGCTATAAGGGTTGGGTATTTGGTTGGTCCCGAAAATGTTATTGAGCATTTGGGCCAACTACGGCGTACCATTGATCGCCAGGGCGATAGCATGCTGGAGAATGCCATGGCCGAGCTTTTGCAAAATGGTGTGATACAACGCCACCTGCGCAAATCATTACGGGTATACCAGCAGCGGCGCGATTTTTTTTGCGGATTACTGAATGATAACCTGAAAAATTACGTGCAATTTAAAGTGCCCGAGGGGGGCATGGCCGTGTGGACTTATTTTGATTCGGGGATAGATTTGAATAGGCTTGCCCAAAATGCCTTAAAAAAAGGGCTGTATTTCCAGGGCGAGAATAGTCCGCTGTCGCCAAATTTTACCAGGCTTGGCTTTGCCTCTTCCACACCGACCGAGTTGGAACAATGTGTAGCTGTACTGGCGAAATTGCTTGAAAAATAACCGCAGGTGTTATGCTTTGTGAAATTATTTTAGTCGGAATATAAAAAACGCGCCAAAGCAACGTTTAAAACTTTGGCGCGTCAATTGATAGGCTGTAAAACAGGCTATCAATTGACGCCATATTGTAAACTAACTATGTAAACAAGGGGTTTGGCTATATTATGTTGAATATTTATAGCTGCGCCCCGCTAAAAATTAAAATTTATGAAAAAGTATCTATTAAGTGCCGCATTACTGATAGCAGTGAGCATCAGTGCGCAGGCACAATTTTCTTTAGGTGTTAAAGGCGGTGTCAATTTTTCAAAGATCAATACCGACAACTTAAAGGAATCAACATTAACAGGTTACCAAGCAGGGTTATTTGCCCGTATTGGTAGTGGCCTTTATCTGCAGCCCGAACTTTATTTAAGCGGGACCGGCGGTAAATTCAGTTCGAGCGATAACGGCACCGATTACAGCGGAAAAGTAAGGTTTACCAATTTAAACGTGCCTTTGTTGCTTGGTAAATCATTTGGCGGGAAAGATTTAAACTTTCGTGTAATGGCCGGGCCAATATATACTTATCAGCTTGATAAAAGCACAAGCTTCTCCAATAACTTTACCGGTGCTTACCAGGATTTCGGCAACTACAACAAAAGTACATTAGGTTTCCAGGCCGGGGCCGGTGTTGATATCGGTGCAATAACTGCCGATTTACGTTACGAAGGTGGTTTATCCAAAGTAAACTCCAACTATGGTCAGCGCCAAAACCTTTGGGCTTTAAGCGTGGGCTTTAAGATTTTCTAAGCTGATATAGATAGCTATAATAATTATTTGAACAAAGCCTGGTATGCTAATGGTTAGCATACCGGGCTTTGTTGTGTTAAAGGATTTCTTTTTTTAACGTAGAAACGCAATACTTTGCGTCTCCTGCATGCAAATCAATCTTGAAAATCGGTTTAGCATCACTTATACAATTAGATGTAATATACTATATAAAATCGGTTTAGCATGTTTTGAAAGTACTGTAGAAGACGCAGAGTATTGCGTCTGTACAAAAAAGGGGCTTGCCGCCATTTTTTAACGCCCCAATCCCCCAACATTTATTCCTTTATTTGCATTTAACAAAAAACGGTATTGTTATTACCAATGAGCAATCTGAAAAAGGAATTATATGATCTGTGTGTAGCCCACGTTCGCAGGAGCATGGACGCCGCCGAGCTGGCTATCAGCGAAGCGCAAAAATCATCAAATGACGATACCAAAAGCAGCGCTGGCGACAAATATGAAACCGGGCGCGAAATGGCGCAGCAGGAAACCAACCGCAACCTGGCCCAGCTTAACGAAGCCAATAAATTACTGGTTGCGCTAAACCGCATAGGCACCAGTGGCACATCGGCCATTGTCGAAGCGGGTAGTGTGGTTATTACCAATAACGGTAATTTTTATATGGCAATAAGCGCCGGGGCATTATCGCTGCATGGCAAAAACTATTTCGCTGTATCGCCAGGTTCGCCGGTGGGTATGAAACTGAGCGGGGCAAAGGCAGGTGACAGCTTTACGCTGAACGGGAAAACATATGTAATTGAATCGGTAAGTTAACGCAATGGTGATTATTTGATGCTGCTTGCGCTTATGTTTTAACTGCTAAACATCTGCCTTTAACAGGTACACAATAAATTCGGTGCCTTTGCCAACTTCGCTTTTAATTTCAATACTACCTTTATTTATATCAACAAACTGTTTAACAAGGGCCAGGCCTATGCCGGCGCCGGTTTCTTTATTGGTGCCATCGCCCGAAATCTCTTTACCAACCACTTTAAAAAGCTTCTCTATTTTAGGCTCGCTAATGCCAATGCCAGAATCTTTTACGTGGATGGCGCGGTATTTATCGTCGCAGGTATAATGGATAACAATGATGCCGCGTTCGGGTGTAAATTTAATAGCATTGCCAACCAGGTTCTGGATTATTATTTTTACATGGTTAGGGTCGGCGCTCACCATTTGGTCGCCATTGTGTATGTGTTCTATATTAATCTGCTTGTTTTTGGCCATGAAAGCCGATACTGAAAGAATTTCATCAACCACCCCCGTTAAGTTTAGACTTGTTTTTTCAACACCCGCGCCTTTTTGCTGGCCGCCGGCCCAAACCAACATATTGTTTACCATATTATTTACTATGGTTACCTGCCTGTAAAAGTCATCAATCAACACCTTTTGTTCCGCATCGTCAACATCACCCGAGCGTACAAGATCGATAGTTTGCATAATAGCGGCAAAAGGGCTGCGCAGATCATGGCTAATTACCGAAAATAACATATCCTTGGTATGATTTAAATCGTCAAGCGCTTCTTTTTGCCTCGATATTTCATGGCTCTGCTGCTTTAAGGCTTTGTTTAAAGCCGTTTTGTGCATGTTGCTTCGGCTGATGATTAATAGTATAATAATAACAAAAATGGCTGCCAGGCTTATTATAATAATTATTAACCGGGTGGAGTTGAGCTTTTGTTTGTTCAGCTCGTTCTCTTTTTCCAACCGGATGTTATCAACCTGTTGCTGTTTTAAATGCAGGTAATTAATCTCTTTTTCCTTGGTATCATTCAATAAGCTATCGTTATTAATTTTATAAAGCGCCTCGTTGCGGTAAGCGTTACCATAATCTTCCAGCGCGGCATAACTTTCAGACAGGATTTTTAAAGCCCTGACAATATCATACCGGCTATTGGCCTGGCTGGCCAGGTTTAGCCCCTTATTGGCATTGGTAATAGCCAATTGATATAGGCCCATACCATAATAAGTTTGGGCCAGGCCTGAGAACGCGAAATCGCGCTCCCAGTTGTCCTGGTAATGTGCGTTCAGTACCTTTTGATAATACACTATAGCCTGCGGGTAATTTTTTAAATGGAAAAAAGTTTCGCCCATGCGGTTATAGGTCATAGATATAATGTGCTCATCCTTAATCAGCTCGCCGGTATTTAAAGCTTTATCAAGGTAGGTAAAAGCCTTTTTTGGCAGCCCGAGTTCGTCATAACACAGGCCTATATCAAAATACATGCGGGCAATTTTTGCCTGGTCGTTAACCTTTGTAAACCCATCCAACGCTTTTGCAAACTGGTTAATGGCATCCTCAAACTTGTTTTGCCCTAAAAAAATCAGCCCCATTACCTGGTAAGCATTAGCTACCCCTGGCTGGTAATCAATAGTATTACTTAGCTGCATTAACTTAGATGCCGCATCTAATGATTGAAAATATTCGCCCAAAACGTAATAAGCCATGCCAATATTATTTAAAGAGGCAATTTGACCGGGCTTGTTTTTTTGGAATTGGGCAAGCTGTAATGCCTGTTTGGCAAAATATAGTGAGCTATCGGCCTGGTTATACCTGTACCCGAGCGATAAACTATTAAG is drawn from Mucilaginibacter ginsenosidivorax and contains these coding sequences:
- a CDS encoding S41 family peptidase, encoding MVISKKYRKIGLFAGIVTLAVGVAAFDDDLFQISKNLDVFASVYKEVNINYVDNVNSAKLVKTGVDAMLDGLDPYTEFVPESEIEDYKLHYVSTQYGGIGASIFTRNGKVYVSDVFEGFPAQKGDVHPGDQVLKINEIDLNGKNNDQVSLLLKGSKGAAIKLFIKRDNVAQPFEKNLVRDEIKQPNVSYAGMVQGNMGYIKLDKFLENSAAEVTNALVSLKKNNPNGIILDLRSNGGGILQEAVKIVNLFVQKDVEVVSQKGKIKEKNFTYSTVSTPLEPSLPLVVLVNSHSASASEIVAGSLQDLDRAIIIGQRSYGKGLVQQTFNLPYNSLVKITIAKYYIPSGRCIQELDYTHRKDDGSVVKVADSLIHEFKTKNGRSVYDGSAIYPDIFIKQEKFANITQALVGKLLIFDYATVYRDKHPKIADTKSFVLSDGDYSDFVKYLADKNYNYTTSSEKVLNSLKTEATKEKQFTDIQAEYDVLKAKLMTTKKNDLQLHKDEIKQVLENEIASRYYYEKGRYEVNFKYDKELAQAVKTMQDKTQLASILKGEGNYKVIGKPMLAMAGKKVAAEKDTDDDNN
- a CDS encoding pyridoxamine 5'-phosphate oxidase family protein, whose amino-acid sequence is MANPPAHLIPSRAAKRANYEPETINSILDEALYCTISYSADNKPYAIPTAFVRYGNRIYVHGSVGSHLMRELEKGIPVCITVALMDELVVAKSAFHHSVNYRSVVIFAQAEKIESVADKTEAFKWLTEKIVPGSWDYLRPITDREVLKTTALAFKIDEASAKLRTGMPVDDDNDLELPIWSGLIPLQTKRLTPIPDKLSEGLPLPTHLAAI
- the pdxR gene encoding MocR-like pyridoxine biosynthesis transcription factor PdxR — encoded protein: MQVYSSSLIIDKQAQLPVYIQLANQLMAMVKAGTLQPGHRLPSTRQLATWLSLHRKTVIRAYDELLAQGWLQSHTGSGTFVAGHLPVTKPRPLIHNSPDVAKIAGFSIKEAPHLQRKIVDLNIDLHLDDGFPDTRLAPVTELSRAYRTQLLTGNPYTRLGYADPKGSEWLRTELATYLNITRGLRVTPANILIVRGTVMGLYLTCTGLLQHGDTVVTAEPGWAGAEANFLQAGANLLKVPVDEYGLDVDRLDELCSRQTVRMVYVTSHHHYPTTVALRPDRRVRLLELAQKHGFIVFEDDYDYDFHYQNKPLMPLASADDAGMVLYCGAFSKSISPAIRVGYLVGPENVIEHLGQLRRTIDRQGDSMLENAMAELLQNGVIQRHLRKSLRVYQQRRDFFCGLLNDNLKNYVQFKVPEGGMAVWTYFDSGIDLNRLAQNALKKGLYFQGENSPLSPNFTRLGFASSTPTELEQCVAVLAKLLEK
- a CDS encoding porin family protein translates to MKKYLLSAALLIAVSISAQAQFSLGVKGGVNFSKINTDNLKESTLTGYQAGLFARIGSGLYLQPELYLSGTGGKFSSSDNGTDYSGKVRFTNLNVPLLLGKSFGGKDLNFRVMAGPIYTYQLDKSTSFSNNFTGAYQDFGNYNKSTLGFQAGAGVDIGAITADLRYEGGLSKVNSNYGQRQNLWALSVGFKIF
- a CDS encoding 3-oxoacyl-ACP synthase codes for the protein MSNLKKELYDLCVAHVRRSMDAAELAISEAQKSSNDDTKSSAGDKYETGREMAQQETNRNLAQLNEANKLLVALNRIGTSGTSAIVEAGSVVITNNGNFYMAISAGALSLHGKNYFAVSPGSPVGMKLSGAKAGDSFTLNGKTYVIESVS
- a CDS encoding tetratricopeptide repeat-containing sensor histidine kinase, encoding MKISTIRIFCRVIAACVLLFEGVTCFAQTQLPLLAQWQKAAQQPGYKNDTASVNLLNSLSLGYRYNQADSSLYFAKQALQLAQFQKNKPGQIASLNNIGMAYYVLGEYFQSLDAASKLMQLSNTIDYQPGVANAYQVMGLIFLGQNKFEDAINQFAKALDGFTKVNDQAKIARMYFDIGLCYDELGLPKKAFTYLDKALNTGELIKDEHIISMTYNRMGETFFHLKNYPQAIVYYQKVLNAHYQDNWERDFAFSGLAQTYYGMGLYQLAITNANKGLNLASQANSRYDIVRALKILSESYAALEDYGNAYRNEALYKINNDSLLNDTKEKEINYLHLKQQQVDNIRLEKENELNKQKLNSTRLIIIIISLAAIFVIIILLIISRSNMHKTALNKALKQQSHEISRQKEALDDLNHTKDMLFSVISHDLRSPFAAIMQTIDLVRSGDVDDAEQKVLIDDFYRQVTIVNNMVNNMLVWAGGQQKGAGVEKTSLNLTGVVDEILSVSAFMAKNKQINIEHIHNGDQMVSADPNHVKIIIQNLVGNAIKFTPERGIIVIHYTCDDKYRAIHVKDSGIGISEPKIEKLFKVVGKEISGDGTNKETGAGIGLALVKQFVDINKGSIEIKSEVGKGTEFIVYLLKADV